The Inmirania thermothiophila nucleotide sequence TGGAGGGGCGGTTCCGGCGCGGCGAGCTGGTGGCCTGCCTCGACCCCGAGGGGCGCGAGGTGGCGCGGGGGCTGGTCAACTACGACGCCGACGAGGTGCGCCGGATCATGGGGCAGCCGAGCTCGCGCATCGAGGCCATCCTGGGCTACGTGGACGAGCCCGAGCTCATCCACCGCGACAACCTCGTCCTCGTCTGAGGGGGGCCAAAGCAAGCCGCCCGCACCGGCGCGCGGTGCGGGCGGGCGCGGCGGCGAGGCGTGGGCGGCTCAGGCGCCGGCCGACTGCTGCTCGCCGAGGGCCTTGATGTGGCGGTTGAGCCGGCTCTTGTGACGGGCCGCCTTGTTCTTGTGGATCAGCCCCTTGGCCGCCATGCGGTCGATCACGGGCACCGCCGCCCGGTAGGCCTCGCGGGCGCGCTCGAGGTCGCCGGCCTGGACGGCGCGGTAGACCTTCTTGATGTAGGTGCGGACCATCGAGCGCAGGCTGGCGTTGTGCCGGCGGCGCTTCTCCGCCTGGCGGGCGCGCTTTCTCGCTGACCGGGTGTTGGCCAAGGCCGTCTCTCCTGCTGGTCGTCCCGAACGAAAGGCCGCATACTATGCGGATTCTCCCGGGCCGTGTCAACGCGCGCGAGGGGCGCGCAGGGGGATCGCTCGCCGGTGGGACGGGATCTTGCGCGCTCCACCGCCGTGGTGGGGGGGATGACGCTCATCTCGCGCGTGCTGGGGTTCGCGCGCGACGTCACCATCGCGGCCCTGTTCGGCGCCGGTCCGGCCACCGACGCCTTCTTCGTCGCCTTCAAGATCCCCAACTTCTTCCGCCGCATGTTCGCCGAGGGGGCCTTCTCGCAGGCCTTCGTGCCGGTGCTGGCGGAGTACCGCACGCACCGGCCCGAGGCGGTGCGGGCGCTGGTGGGGCGCGTCGCCGGCACCCTGGGGGCCTTTCTCCTCGCGCTGACGGTGCTGGCGCTGGTGGCGGCGCCGGCGGTGGTGGCGCTCTTCGCGCCGGGCTTTGCCGCCGACCCCGGGCGGCGCGGGCTCGCCGCCGCGCTCCTGCGCCTGACCTTTCCCTACCTACCCCTCATCGCCCTCACGGCCCTCGCCGCCGGGGTCCTCAACACCTGGGGCCGCTTCGCGGTGCCCGCGGCGACGCCGGTGCTGCTCAACCTCTCGCTGATCGGCTCGGCGCTGCTCCTTGCGCCGCGGCTCGACCCCCCGGTGGCGGCGCTCGCCGTGGGCGTGCTCCTCGCCGGCCTCACCCAGCTCGCCTTCCAGCTGCCCTTTCTCGCCCGCCTCGGCCTCCTCGCCTGGCCGCGGCCGGCGCCCCGCGACCCCGGGGTGCGGCGCATCGTCCGCCTCATGGGCCCGGCCCTCTTCGGCGCCTCGGTGACCCAGATCAACCTCCTCGTGGACACCCTGATCGCCTCCTTCCTCGTCGCCGGCAGCATCTCCTGGCTCTACTACGCCGACCGCCTGGTGGAGTTCCCGCTGGGCGTCTTCGGCATCGCCCTGGCCACGGTGGTGCTGCCGCAGCTCGCCCGCCACCACGCCGCCGGCCGCGCCGACGCCTACGGCGCCACCCTGGACTGGGCGCTGCGCTGGGTCGCGCTGATCACGGTGCCTGCGGCGGCGGGGCTGGCGGCGCTGGCGGGCCCGATGCTCGCGACCCTTTTCCAGTACCGGGCCTTCGGCGGGCAGGACGTGGAGATGGCGGCGCGGGCACTGGTGGCCTATGCCGCGGGGCTGCCGGGCTTCGTCCTCGTCAAGGTGGCGGCACCGGGCTTCTACGCCCGCCAGGACACGCGCACGCCGGTGCGGGTGGCGCTGGTGGCGGTGGCGGTGAATCTCGCCCTCAGCCTCGCCCTGGTGCTGCCCCTGGCCCACGCCGGGCTGGCCGCGGCGACCTCGGCCGCGGCCAGCGTCAACGGGCTCGCCCTGGTGTGGCTGCTGCGCCGCCAGGGGCACTACCGGCCGGGCCCGGGCTGGCGGCGCCTGGGGCTGCAGGTGGCGGCGGCGACGGCGGCGATGACGGGGGTGGTGGCGGCCGGCGCCGGACCGCTCGAGGCGTGGCTCGCCCTGGATGCGGGCGGGCGGGCGCTGCGCCTCGCCCTCTGGATCGGGCTCGGGGCCGCGGTCTACGGCCTCGTGCTGTGGGTCCTGGGGCTTCGGCCGGCGGCGCTGCGCGCCCCCGCGGCGGCCTGAAGCGGCCCGCGAACTCCCGTATAATCGGCCCCTTTCCGGTCGCGGCGGTGCCATGGAACTCATACGCGGACACTACAGCCTGCGTCCCCGGCACCGGGGGTGCGTCGCCACCATCGGCAAGTTCGACGGCGTCCACCTGGGCCACCAGGCGGTGCTCGGGCAGGTGGCGGAGAAGGCGGCGGAGCTGGGGCTGCCCGCGGTGGTGGTCACCTTCGAGCCGCTGCCCGAGGAGTACTTCGCGCCCGGCGAGGCGCCGCCGCGGCTCACCACCCTGCGGGAGAAGCTCAAGGCGCTGGCGCGCTTCGGCGTGCAGCGGGTGCTGTGCCTGCGCTTCAACCCGGGCCTTGCGGCGATGGAGGCGGAGGCCTTCATCGACGAGGTGCTGGTGGCGGGACTGGGGGTGCGCTACCTGGTGGTGGGCGACGACTTCCGCTTCGGCCGCGGCCGGCGTGGCGACTTCGCCATGCTGGAGCGGGCGGGGGCGCGGCACGGCTTCGCCGTGGCGCGGATGCACACGGTGCAGCTCGGCGGGCGGCGGGTGAGCTCGACGCGGGTGCGCGAGGCCCTCGCCGCCGGCGACATGGAGCTTGTGCAGGAGCTGCTGGGGCGGCCCTACCGCATCAGCGGCCGGGTCATGCCCGGGGACCGGCGCGGGCGCAGCATCGGCTTCCCCACCGCGAACGTGCCGCTGCGGCGCAAGGTGGCCCCGCTGCGGGGCGTCTACGCGGTGGAGGTCTTCGGCCTCGAGCACGAGCCGCTGTCGGGGGTGGCCAACGTCGGCAGCCGGCCCACGGTGGGCGGCGGCGCGGTGCTGCTGGAGGTGCATCTGTTCGACTTCGCCGGCGACATCTACCGGCGGGTCATCCACGTGGACTTCCTGCACAAGCTGCGCGAGGAGCGCCGCTTCGCCTCGCTGGCGGCGCTCAAGGCGCAGATCGCGCAGGACGCCCGGCAGGCGCGGGCCTACCTCGCGGCGGTGCGGGCGGGGGCCTGAGCGGGCCGGACGAACCCGGGAGAAGAGGGGCCGATGGCGGACTACAAGGACACGCTGAACCTTCCCAGGACCGAATTCCCCATGCGCGCCAACCTGCCGCGGCGCGAGCCCGAGATCCTCGCGCGCTGGGAGGCGATGGGGCTGTATGCGCGCGTGCGCGAGGCGCGGCGGGGGCGGCCGAAGTTCATCCTCCACGACGGGCCGCCCTACGCCAACGGCGCGATCCATATCGGCCACGCCGTGAACAAGGTCCTCAAGGACATCATCAACAAGTCGCGCCTGCTCGCCGGCTACGACGTCCCCTACGTGCCGGGCTGGGACTGCCACGGCCTGCCCATCGAGCTGCACGTGGAGCGCGAGATCGGCAAGGCGGGCGAGGCGGTGGATCCCCGCACCTTCCGCCGGGCCTGCCGCGCCTACGCCGCCGAGCAGGTGGAGCGGCAGAAGCGCGACTTCAAGCGCCTCGGCGTCTTCGGCGACTGGGAGCGGCCCTATCTCACCATGGATTTCCGCTGCGAGGCCGACATCGTGCGCGCGCTCGGGCGCGTCATCGCCAACGGCCACGTGGTGCGCGGCGCCAAGCCCGTGCACTGGTGCGCCGAGTGCCGCTCGGCCCTCGCGGAGGCGGAGGTGGAGTACGAGGAGCGCACCTCGCCCGCCATCGACGTGCGCTTCGCCGCCGTCGATGCGGCGGCCTTCGCCGCGCGCTGCGGCGCCGTCGACGAGGAGGCGCCGCTCGCGGTGCCCATCTGGACCACCACCCCCTGGACCCTGCCCGCCAATCAGGCGGTGGCGCTGCACCCCGAGGTGGACTACGTCCTCGTCGCGGCCGAGATCGGCGGGCGGCGCGAGCGGCTGCTCCTCGCCGAGGCCCTGGCCGGCGCGGCGCTCGCACGCTACGGCGCCGACCGCCACGAGGTCCTCGGACGCTGCAAGGGGGCGGCGCTGGAGGGGCTGCGCCTGCGTCACCCCTTCCAGGCGCGCGAGGTCCCGGTGATCCTCGGCGAGCACGTCACCGTGGAGGCCGGCACCGGCGCGGTGCACACCGCCCCGGGCCACGGCCAGGAGGACTTCGAGGTGGGCCGGCGCTACGGCCTGCCGGTGGACAACCCGGTGGGCGACGACGGCCGCTTCCTCCCCGGCACGGAGCTCTTCGCCGGCGAGTTCGTCTTCGAGGCCAACGACCACGTGGTGGAGGTCCTGCGCGCGCGCGGCGCGCTCCTGGCCCACGAGCCGATCCGGCACAGCTACCCGCACTGCTGGCGCCACAAGACGCCCATCATCTTCCGCGCCACGCCGCAGTGGTTCATCGCCATGGACCGCAAGGGGCTGCGCGAGGCCGCCCTCGAGGCCATCCGCGGGGTGCGCTGGACCCCGGCCTGGGGCGAGTCGCGCATCGCCTCCATGGTGGCGACGCGCCCGGACTGGTGCATCTCGCGCCAGCGCTCCTGGGGCGTGCCCATCGCGCTCTTCGTCCACCGCGAGCACGGCGCGCTCCATCCGCGCACCCCGGAGCTCATCGAGGCCGTCGCGCGGCGCATCGAGGAGGCCGGCATCGACGCCTGGTACGACCTCGACCCGGCGGAGCTGCTGGGCGAGGAGGCGGCGGACTACGTCAAGGTGGACGACGCCCTCGACGTCTGGTTCGACTCCGGCGTCACCCACTACACGGTGCTGGAGCAGCGCGAGGAGCTGGGCTTCCCGGCCGATCTCTACCTCGAGGGCTCGGACCAGCACCGCGGCTGGTTCCAGAGCTCGCTCCTCGCCTCGGTGGCGATGAACGGCGTCGCCCCCTACCGCGGGGTCCTCACCCACGGCTTCACCGTGGACGCCCAGGGGCGCAAGATGTCCAAGTCCCTGGGCAACGTCATCGCCCCCCAGGCGGTCATGGACCGCCTCGGTGCCGATGTGCTGCGGCTGTGGGTGGCGGCCACCGACTACCGCGGCGACATGGGGGTCTCGGACGAGATCCTCGACCGCATGGCCGATGCCTACCGGCGCATCCGCAACACCGCGCGCTTCCTCCTCGGCAACCTCCACGACTTCGACCCCGCGCGCGACGCGGTGCCGGTGGCCGAGCTCGTGGCCCTCGACCGCTGGGCCCTGGAGCGCACCCGCGCCCTGCAGGAGGAGGTGGTGCGGGCCTACGAGGCCTACGAGTTCCACCACATCTACCAGCGCGTGCACAACTTCTGCACCGTCGATCTGGGCAGCTTCTACCTCGACGTGCTCAAGGACCGCCTCTACACGGCGAAGGCCGCCGGGCACGCCCGCCGCTCGGCGCAGACCGTCCTTCACCACATCGCCGAGGCCATGGTGCGGTGGCTCGCGCCGATCCTGAGCTTCACCGCCGAGGAGATCTGGCACCACCTGCCGGGCGAGCGCGCCGAGAGCGTCTTCCTCGCCACCTGGCACGAGATCCCCGTGGGACCGGCCGCCGACGAGGCCCTCGGCGAGCGGCTGTGGCAGGAGGTGCTGGCGCTGCGGGACGAGGTGGCGCGGGCCATCGAGCGGGCGCGCAACGCCGACGAGGTGGGCTCCTCGCTGGAGGCCGAGGTGGATCTCTACCTCGCCCCCGAGCGGCTGGAGCGGCTGGCCCCGGCCGGCGACGAGCTGCGCTTCGCCTTCCTGGTCTCGGCGCTGCGCCTGCATCCCCTGGAGCAGGCCCCCGACGAGGCCGCGCCCGGCGCGCTGGCGGGCGTGCGGGTGCACGTGCGGCGAAGCCCCCACCCCAAGTGCGTGCGCTGCTGGCACCGGCGGCCCGACGTGGGGGCCGATCCGGCCCACCCGGCGCTGTGCGGGCGCTGCGTGGAGAACGTCGCCGGCGCCGGCGAGCGGCGCCGCGTGGCCTGAGGCGCGGCGGCGCCCGTGACCTGGAGCGGCGAGCGCATCCTGTGGCTTGCCACCGCGGCCATGGTGGTGCTGCTGGACCAGGCCGCCAAGGTGCTGGCGACGCTGCTGCTCGCGCCCGGCGAGGCGGTGGCGGTGGCGCCGGTGCTGAACCTCGTCCTCGTCCGCAACGAGGGGGCGGCCTTCTCGCTGCTGCGCGAGGCCGGCGGCTGGCAGCGCTGGCTCCTCGCCGCGGTGGCGGCGGCGGTCTCGCTCCTGCTCCTGCGCTGGCTGCTGCGGCTCGAGGCGGGGCACAGGGCCGAGGGGCTGGGGCTTGCGCTGGTCCTCGGCGGCGCCGTCGGCAACCTCGCCGACCGGCTCCGTCTGGGGCACGTCGTGGACTTCCTGGACCTGCACTGGCGGGGCTGGCACTGGCCGGCCTTCAACCTCGCCGACGCCGCCATCACCGCCGGCGTGGCGGTGCTGTTGGGGTGCGAGCTCTTCAGGCGATCCAGCCGCCGAGGGTCAGCAGCGCCACCGCCGTGACCCAGACCACGACGGCCCGGCGCACGAGGTCGCGGGCGCGCCGCACGGCCTCGGCCGAGGGGTCCGCCGTCACCTCGCCGTCGTCGCCCACGAGGCCGAGGGCGCCGCGCCCGGTGCAGACCAGCAGCTCCTCGGTGGCCCCGCGTCCCGGGTCGGCGCTGCGGCGGGCGAAGCAGCGCCACCCCGCCAGGGTCTCGTCGAAGCTGCCGGCGAGGGCGTAGGCGAGGGCGGTGCCCCGCGCCGGCAGCCAGTCCAGCAGCCACAGGAGCCGCCGCGCGGCCTCGCGCACCTCGGCCCCGGCGGTCCCGTCCGGCGCGCGCAGCGCGAGCCACCAGGCGCAGCGGTAGAGGGCCGCGCCCACCGGGCCGAGGACGAGGAACCAGAGCAGGGGCGCGAACAGCCGTCGCACCGCCTCCACCAGGATCGTGTCCGCGACCGTCGCCTGCGGCAGGTCCCGCCCGAGCGCGGCGGCGGCCTCGGCGGCCCCCGCCTCGTCGCCGCAGGCGCGCGCCGCGAGCCAGCCGTCCACCTCGCGCCAGAGCGGGCCGGGTCCGAGGGCGAGGGCGAGGACGAGGGCGGCGAGGAGGAGGGAGGCGAGCCCGCCGAGGAGCCCCGCGAGCAGCCACTGTGCAAGCCCCACCGCGAGGGGCAGGGGCAGGACCAGGAGCACGGCGCGGGCGGTGGGGTCCGCCGGCCACGGCAGGCGCGCCGCGGCGCCGGCGGCGGCCGCGAGCGGGACGCGCTCGCGCCAGGCGGGCAGCCGCAGCGACCAGGCATCCGCGGCCAGGGCGGCGAGCAGGGCGATGAGGTTCATGCGACGCTCCCCTCCACGTCCAGGGCGCGGCGCACCCGCACCCAGTCGAAGCCGGCGCCCGGGTCGCGCTTGCGCCCCGGCGCGATGTCGGCGTGGCCCACGATCCGGTCCGCGGTGAGGGCGGGCCATGCCCGGCGCAGGCCGGCGAGGACCGCCTCCAGGGTGTGGTACTGGACGGGCTCGAAGGGGCCCTCCTCCGGGCCCTCCAGCTCGATCCCCACCGAGTAGTCGTTGCAGCGCGGGCGGCCGCGGAAGGCGGACTCGCCCGCGTGCCAGGCCCGCTCGTGCAGGGACACGTACTGGGTCAGGCCGCCGTCGCGGTGGATGAGCAGGTGCGCCGAGACCCGCAGGTGGGCGACGGCGGCGAAGTAGGGATGGGCCGCCGGGTCGAGGCGGTTGGTGAAGAGGCGGTCGATCCAGGGGCCCCCGTACTGGCCCGGCGGGAGGCTGATGGCGTGGATCACCACCAGCTCCACGTCGCACCCGGGCGGGCGCGCGTCGCGGTTGGGGCTCGGCAGCCAGCGGGCGCCGGCGACGCGGCCGCTGGCGCGGTCCACCTCGCCGAACCGGCTCACCGCGCCGCCGCCGGGCCCATGCCGCGCAGGACGAGGTCCAGGAAGGTCACGAGGCCCACCACCTCGCCGCCCTCCACCACCGGCGCCTGGGAGATGCGGAAGCGGTCGAAGAGCCGCGCGCAGTAGCGGATGTTCATGTCGGCGTCCACGGTCAGGACCGGCTTGGCCATGACCTCGTAGACGTTGACCCGCTCGGGGGCGCGGTCGGGGGCGAGCACCTTGCGCGCGATGTCGGAGGCGAGCAGCAGCCCGTACTCGTCGTCCGGGTGGCGCTTCTTCACCACCAGCGCGGTGAGCCCGCGGCGCTGCATCCGCTCCAGCGCCGCGGCCACCGTCTCCATCCCGTCGACCCAGTCGAACTCGCGGTGCATGACGTCGCGTACGCGCACCAGTCTCTCCTCGCGCTCCATGGCCGTGCCCCCCTCAGATCCGCTCCTCCACCACCTGCGACAGCGCGCTCACCTGGTGGCTCACCCCCACCGCATCCTCCACGTCCAGGAGGAAGGCGATGCCCGTGCCGGGCTTGCTGTCGAACTCGCCGACGCGGGCGATGGTCTCGAGGATCTTCCGCGCCAGGTGCTCCTCCACGAGGAAGAGGACGGCGTCGCGCTGGGTCTCCAGGCTCAGCCCGAAGAAGGTCTTGGGCTGGCGCAGCCCCTCGCCGCGGGCGTTGGCGATGACCGTGCAGCCGGTGGCGCCGGCCTCGCGCGCCGCCTCCATCACCTCGTCGGTCTTGTGGTCCTCCACCAGCGCGATGATGAGCTTGAAGTGCATGGCTCAGCTCCTCCCCGGGCCGCGTCCTCGCGCCCGCCAGGCGCTGAGCTGAGCGTAGCCCATGACCGTGATCATCGGGAACAGGCTGGCGAAGGCGATGAGGCCGAAGCCGTCGAGCAGCGGGCTGCGCCCGGGGACGTTGGAGGCGAGCCCGAGGCCGAGGGCGGCCACCAGAGGGACGGTCACGGTGGAGGTGGTCACGCCCCCCGAGTCGTAGGCCAGCGGCACGATCATGCGCGGGGCGTAGAGCGTCTGCACCACCACCACGATGTAGCCGGCGATGATGTAGTGGTGCAGCGGCGTGCCGGTGACGATGCGCAGGGTGCCCACGGCGAGCCCGGCCGCCACCCCGAGGGCGACCGCGACCCGCAGGCCCGTCACCCCGACGGCGCCGCCCGAGACCTCCCGCGCCTTGATCGCCACCGCCAGCAGCGCCGGCTCGGCCAGGGTGGTGGCGAAGCCGATGGCGGCGGCGAAGGCGTAGACCGGCCAGTAGCGCCACCACGCCGCCGCCTCGCCGCCGAGGAGGCGGGGATCGGTGAGCTGCGCCGCCATGGTGCGGCCGAGGGGGAACAGCGCCTGTTCGAGCCCCACGAGGAAGAGGCTCATGCCCACCATCACCCACAGGGTGCCGAGGAGGATGCGGCGCGGGTTGGGCAGCGGGCGGCGCAGCACCGCGAGCTGGAAGAAGGCCAGGATCACGGCGATGGGGGCGACGTCGCGCAGGGTGCCGAGGAGCGCGCCGCCGAGGTCTGCAACCCAGCTCATCCCACCAGCATCCCGTAGCCCATGACGAAGATCATGGGCGTGAGCGAGGCGAAGGCGATGAGGCCGAAGCCGTCCACCAGGGCGTTGCGGCCGCGGATGCTGGAGGCGAGGCCCACCCCCAGCGCCGTCACCAGCGGCACCGTGATGGTGGAGGTGGTCACACCCCCCGAGTCGTAGGCGATGCCGATGATCTCGGGCGGGGCGAAGGCGGTCATGACCACGACGAGGACGTAGCCTGCGGCGATCATGCGGTGGATGGGCCAGCCGCGCAGGATGCGCAGCACGCCGAGGACGAGGGCGACCCCCACCGAGAGCGCCACCGTCAGGCGCAGGCCGAGGGCGTAGCGGGCCTGGGCCTGCGCGCTGCCCTCGATGTGGCCCTCGGCCGCGGCCACCTTCGCGGCCTCGCCGGCGATGGCGATGAGGGCGGGCTCGGCCACGGTGGTGCCGAAGCCGAGGCAGAAGGCGAAGGCGAGCAGGGCGCCGAGGCCGCCGCGGCGGGCGAAGGCGTAGGCCATGGACTCGCCGAGGGGGAAGAGGCCGATCTCGAGGCCGCGCACGAAGAGCGCCAGTCCCGCGGCCACCAGGAGGGTCCCGCCGAGGAGGCGGCCGAGGTCGGGCAGCGGCTGGCGCAGCACCACGAGCTGGAAGAAGGCGACGACGGCGACGATGGGGACGAGGTCGCGCAGCGCCGCCCCCAGGGCCCGGATCGATCCCCCCATACCCCTCCCTCGCTGCAGGCCGCAAGCGGCGCACCACGTTACCGGAAAGGCGGGCGGCTGTTAAGATCGGGCGCCTTGGCCGCGAGGAGAGGGGGACGAGGATGGTGCCAGGGCCGGATCCCGAGGCGGTGGCCGCCAACGTGGCCGCGGCGCTGGCCGAGGACGTGGGGCCGGGCGACCGCACCGCGGCGCTGCTGGATGCCGGCGTGCGCCTCGCCGCGGCGGTGGTCTGCCGCGAGGAGGCGGTGGTCTGCGGCCGCCCCTGGTTCGACGCCGTCTTCGCCCGCCTCGACCCGGCCGTCGCGGTGCGCTGGCGCGTGGCGGAGGGCGAGCGGGTGGGGCCGGGGACGGTGCTGTGCGAGCTCGAGGGGCCGGCGGCCCCGCTGCTCACCGGCGAGCGCACGGCCCTCAACTTCCTCCAGACCCTCTCCGGCACGGCCACCGTGACGCGCCGCTACGTCGACGCGGTGGCCGGCACGGGGGTGCGCATCCTGGACACCCGCAAGACCCTGCCCGGCCTGCGCGCGGCGCAGAAGTACGCCGTGCGCGCCGGCGGCGGCCACAACCACCGCATGGGCCTCTACGACGCCGTCCTCGTCAAGGAGAACCACATCGCCGCCCTCGGCTCGGTGGCCGAGGCGGTGCGCCGCGCCCTGGCGCGCAACCCCGGGCTCGAGGTGGAGGTGGAGGTGGAGGATCTCGGCCAGCTCGAGGAGGCGGTCGCCGCCGGCGCCCGCCGGGCGCTCCTCGACAACTTCCCGCTGGAGGGGCTGCGGGAGGCGGTGCGCATTGCGCGCGGGCGCTGCCGCCTGGAGGCCTCGGGGGACGTCACCCTCGAGCGCGTGCGCGCCGTGGCCGAGACCGGCGTCGACGACATCTCCGTCGGCGCCCTCACCAAGCATGTGCGCGCGGTGGACCTCTCGCTGCGCTACCGGTGAGCGTCGGCGCGAAGCGCCGCGGCGAGCGGGCGGTCGCTCTCGAGGATGTGGTCGTCGAGCCAGTGGTGGAGGAAAGAGGCCAGCGGCGCCGGGTCCGGGTGGGGCTCGCGCGCCAGCTCCGCGCGCAGGTGCTCCAGCTCGTGGATCAGGTGGTCGTGCTGGAAGCGGTGCTGGACCTCGTCGGCATGGCCGAGCCGGTCCATCTCGCGCTCCTCCTTGTGGAAGTGGAGGCGGGCGTGGCGGATGAGCTCGTCGGCGACGGCGAGCACCTGCGCCGGGGCGGTGTCGCCCGAGGCGGCGGCGAAGAGCCGGTCGGCGAGGCGGCGCAGGATCGCGTGGTCGCGGTCCATCCAGGCGATGCCGACGCGCCAGTCCGGGCGCCAGGGGATCTCCGTCACGACGCCTCCTTCCCCGCCTGCAGCGGCCCTGCAATCCGGTGTTTCCGAGGTTATCATTCGAATCGCTCGATCATACGGGGGATTGAGGACGATGCCAACGGCGCGCTGGACGGGGGTGGTGCTGCTCGGGCTCGCGGCGCTTGCGGCGCATGCCGACCCGGGGGACGTGGGCCGGCCCGAGCCCGGGGCGGTGCGCGCGGGCGGCTGGTCGTTCCACATCGACAACGACGCCTTCGGCCTGACCCCCAGCGACCGGGACTACACCGGCGGCTTCGCCTTCACCCTCTACGGCGACCGCGTCCTCGACCACCCCCTCTCCATCCACGCGCTGCTGCGCGGGTTCGACCGCCTCGTCGGCGTCGAGCGCCTGGCGCGGGCCGGGCGGACGCGCCGCCACGCCCTCGAGTTCGGCATCGCCGCCTTCACCCCGAGCGACATCACCCGCGCCGAGCCCGTCCCCGACGACCACCCCTACGGCTGCGTGATCTTCGTCGGGGCCACGACCGGCCGCCCGCTGCCGGCGCAGGGGGTGAGCTACGACACCAACCTCACCCTCGGCCTGCTCGGCACCTCCGTCTGCGAGACGATGCAGGAGGGCCTGCACGCCACCTTCAGC carries:
- the rpsT gene encoding 30S ribosomal protein S20, encoding MANTRSARKRARQAEKRRRHNASLRSMVRTYIKKVYRAVQAGDLERAREAYRAAVPVIDRMAAKGLIHKNKAARHKSRLNRHIKALGEQQSAGA
- the murJ gene encoding murein biosynthesis integral membrane protein MurJ; translated protein: MGRDLARSTAVVGGMTLISRVLGFARDVTIAALFGAGPATDAFFVAFKIPNFFRRMFAEGAFSQAFVPVLAEYRTHRPEAVRALVGRVAGTLGAFLLALTVLALVAAPAVVALFAPGFAADPGRRGLAAALLRLTFPYLPLIALTALAAGVLNTWGRFAVPAATPVLLNLSLIGSALLLAPRLDPPVAALAVGVLLAGLTQLAFQLPFLARLGLLAWPRPAPRDPGVRRIVRLMGPALFGASVTQINLLVDTLIASFLVAGSISWLYYADRLVEFPLGVFGIALATVVLPQLARHHAAGRADAYGATLDWALRWVALITVPAAAGLAALAGPMLATLFQYRAFGGQDVEMAARALVAYAAGLPGFVLVKVAAPGFYARQDTRTPVRVALVAVAVNLALSLALVLPLAHAGLAAATSAAASVNGLALVWLLRRQGHYRPGPGWRRLGLQVAAATAAMTGVVAAGAGPLEAWLALDAGGRALRLALWIGLGAAVYGLVLWVLGLRPAALRAPAAA
- the ribF gene encoding bifunctional riboflavin kinase/FAD synthetase, encoding MELIRGHYSLRPRHRGCVATIGKFDGVHLGHQAVLGQVAEKAAELGLPAVVVTFEPLPEEYFAPGEAPPRLTTLREKLKALARFGVQRVLCLRFNPGLAAMEAEAFIDEVLVAGLGVRYLVVGDDFRFGRGRRGDFAMLERAGARHGFAVARMHTVQLGGRRVSSTRVREALAAGDMELVQELLGRPYRISGRVMPGDRRGRSIGFPTANVPLRRKVAPLRGVYAVEVFGLEHEPLSGVANVGSRPTVGGGAVLLEVHLFDFAGDIYRRVIHVDFLHKLREERRFASLAALKAQIAQDARQARAYLAAVRAGA
- the ileS gene encoding isoleucine--tRNA ligase, with protein sequence MADYKDTLNLPRTEFPMRANLPRREPEILARWEAMGLYARVREARRGRPKFILHDGPPYANGAIHIGHAVNKVLKDIINKSRLLAGYDVPYVPGWDCHGLPIELHVEREIGKAGEAVDPRTFRRACRAYAAEQVERQKRDFKRLGVFGDWERPYLTMDFRCEADIVRALGRVIANGHVVRGAKPVHWCAECRSALAEAEVEYEERTSPAIDVRFAAVDAAAFAARCGAVDEEAPLAVPIWTTTPWTLPANQAVALHPEVDYVLVAAEIGGRRERLLLAEALAGAALARYGADRHEVLGRCKGAALEGLRLRHPFQAREVPVILGEHVTVEAGTGAVHTAPGHGQEDFEVGRRYGLPVDNPVGDDGRFLPGTELFAGEFVFEANDHVVEVLRARGALLAHEPIRHSYPHCWRHKTPIIFRATPQWFIAMDRKGLREAALEAIRGVRWTPAWGESRIASMVATRPDWCISRQRSWGVPIALFVHREHGALHPRTPELIEAVARRIEEAGIDAWYDLDPAELLGEEAADYVKVDDALDVWFDSGVTHYTVLEQREELGFPADLYLEGSDQHRGWFQSSLLASVAMNGVAPYRGVLTHGFTVDAQGRKMSKSLGNVIAPQAVMDRLGADVLRLWVAATDYRGDMGVSDEILDRMADAYRRIRNTARFLLGNLHDFDPARDAVPVAELVALDRWALERTRALQEEVVRAYEAYEFHHIYQRVHNFCTVDLGSFYLDVLKDRLYTAKAAGHARRSAQTVLHHIAEAMVRWLAPILSFTAEEIWHHLPGERAESVFLATWHEIPVGPAADEALGERLWQEVLALRDEVARAIERARNADEVGSSLEAEVDLYLAPERLERLAPAGDELRFAFLVSALRLHPLEQAPDEAAPGALAGVRVHVRRSPHPKCVRCWHRRPDVGADPAHPALCGRCVENVAGAGERRRVA
- the lspA gene encoding signal peptidase II; translation: MVVLLDQAAKVLATLLLAPGEAVAVAPVLNLVLVRNEGAAFSLLREAGGWQRWLLAAVAAAVSLLLLRWLLRLEAGHRAEGLGLALVLGGAVGNLADRLRLGHVVDFLDLHWRGWHWPAFNLADAAITAGVAVLLGCELFRRSSRRGSAAPPP
- the ampE gene encoding regulatory signaling modulator protein AmpE; protein product: MNLIALLAALAADAWSLRLPAWRERVPLAAAAGAAARLPWPADPTARAVLLVLPLPLAVGLAQWLLAGLLGGLASLLLAALVLALALGPGPLWREVDGWLAARACGDEAGAAEAAAALGRDLPQATVADTILVEAVRRLFAPLLWFLVLGPVGAALYRCAWWLALRAPDGTAGAEVREAARRLLWLLDWLPARGTALAYALAGSFDETLAGWRCFARRSADPGRGATEELLVCTGRGALGLVGDDGEVTADPSAEAVRRARDLVRRAVVVWVTAVALLTLGGWIA
- the ampD gene encoding 1,6-anhydro-N-acetylmuramyl-L-alanine amidase AmpD, with translation MSRFGEVDRASGRVAGARWLPSPNRDARPPGCDVELVVIHAISLPPGQYGGPWIDRLFTNRLDPAAHPYFAAVAHLRVSAHLLIHRDGGLTQYVSLHERAWHAGESAFRGRPRCNDYSVGIELEGPEEGPFEPVQYHTLEAVLAGLRRAWPALTADRIVGHADIAPGRKRDPGAGFDWVRVRRALDVEGSVA
- a CDS encoding CBS domain-containing protein; amino-acid sequence: MEREERLVRVRDVMHREFDWVDGMETVAAALERMQRRGLTALVVKKRHPDDEYGLLLASDIARKVLAPDRAPERVNVYEVMAKPVLTVDADMNIRYCARLFDRFRISQAPVVEGGEVVGLVTFLDLVLRGMGPAAAR
- a CDS encoding P-II family nitrogen regulator, giving the protein MHFKLIIALVEDHKTDEVMEAAREAGATGCTVIANARGEGLRQPKTFFGLSLETQRDAVLFLVEEHLARKILETIARVGEFDSKPGTGIAFLLDVEDAVGVSHQVSALSQVVEERI
- a CDS encoding DUF1538 domain-containing protein, which gives rise to MSWVADLGGALLGTLRDVAPIAVILAFFQLAVLRRPLPNPRRILLGTLWVMVGMSLFLVGLEQALFPLGRTMAAQLTDPRLLGGEAAAWWRYWPVYAFAAAIGFATTLAEPALLAVAIKAREVSGGAVGVTGLRVAVALGVAAGLAVGTLRIVTGTPLHHYIIAGYIVVVVQTLYAPRMIVPLAYDSGGVTTSTVTVPLVAALGLGLASNVPGRSPLLDGFGLIAFASLFPMITVMGYAQLSAWRARGRGPGRS